The genomic stretch cgatCCTAtatgtcagtagttctcaacctttttgagtcgcgacccccaatttaacatgcacgttgtccgcgacccccgttcactgaacagaatctcacacgcacagttcagatcaccaaaaaaaggaaacaaaaaggaccaaaaaagacacaaattgactacaaaatgatcaaaaaagacacaaaatgaccaaaaaagacacaaaattactacaaaatgataaaaaaagacacaaaatgaccaaaaaagacacaaaattactacaaaatgacacaaaatgaccaaaaatgacacaaaatgaccaaaaaagacacaaaatgactacaaaatgatcaaaaaagacacaaaatgaccaaaaatgacacaaaatgaccaaaaaaagacacaaattgaccacaaaatgatcaaaaaagacacaaaatgaccaaaaatgacacaaaatgatcaaaaaagacacaaaatgactacaaaatgatcaaaaaaagacacaaaatgaccaaaaatgacacaaaatgaccaaaaaaagacacaaattgaccacaaaatgatcaaaaaagacacaaaatgaccaaaaatgacacaaaatgatcaaaaaatatatatgtggccctgtggtagcgATGATGAAAAAtggtggccccctgcagcatttaagttgcccatccctggtataaTATGAGGATGCATACAGAAAACTGTGTCTACATGTGGGCAGAGTGAGCATTGAGCACATGAATACACGCTTTTAACGGCACATACAGAAGATGCTTGCAGAtaattttctctgtcttttgatTATAAATCTCTGCATGATAATAACTTTATCAGGATTAATGTTATCTTTCCTCTGTTTCCTTTATGCAACAGCACTGATGAACACCGTTTATTTCAATTAGTCTCATCAGCTCCATCACCACCATGTCTAATAGGTCTTGCTCTCAGTCTAATCCACCATTAGCTGCACAATCACATCAAATCATCACTCTCATATTCATGTGGTGTCACTGCATCTGCTCCATTTTTGTAGAAAATGCTATGATTGGGtcgtaatttgtaatttttgctAATGTTACCGTGCATTCTCTATAATGAAAAAGTTTCCTCGATAAATTAGCATCAGGACTGGGTGATTTGACGACCAGGAGACAATAAATAATTGCAACTTGTAAAAGATTTTGCCATAAAGTTAATACTATTGTAGCTATCCATGTTAATATTTTTGCATGCATACATTCCTAGTGAACAATATTAGATTTTAGATTTGAGGTTGAGCCCAAAATTATCAGCTGATAATAGTTTGTTGCAGGCGTATCAGTATCTGTGTATATGTCATCTGATAAATAACGTGAACAAGCATGGTACAGAAATATCAAAGATAAGACTCTATGATTGTTGTCATATTTAGAAAGGATCgccataaaatacatttatccaCCAGAAAGAActgacaagtttttttttaaaaactgtaaaatgtcacAATCAGTACTACTGGTCacattaaaaaagtaagaaattgaGGAATATTAATCTGAAATctttacctaaaaaaaataagtattggctgatatttagacatttttgtcATATATCAATAGTGATATTGgcctgaaaaatacattactgttTTTTGCTTGATGTtgtcttaaatgtaaataaatgtaccatatatgcaatatatttatccaaaactgtacattatttttatggttgaactgataaacttttgtttatcTAATTTGACATTTGatgaattctgtttttgtttacattttacaccGCGTCCCAACTTTTGGGGGTTGAATTTTTACATGTTGGAAATAATTGCCCAAGTCAAAGCAAATTAAGGATGTTTCTTGATTTGACAGGTATTTAATACATAACATTTCTTAAAAGCATACATTTAcgtttgaatattttatttataaattcttTAACTATATTGAGCTTCAAAAACCCCTTTCCTAGCCGATATAAAATCATATTCTTtaacaatgtaaaataacaGATACTGTAATAGAGGATTTTATCGCTTCTTCCTAATAACCATAGGAActagtgggaaaaaaaacacattctgctgttacctgttataattattataataggtGTGGTGGTAATAACACCTGGGCAGGTGAAACGTGTGAAAACAGTCCCCTGTTGTCCTGATTTGAATAAAGTTGATTCAAAACTAGTTGTGTTGGTTTTCCTCATGTTTCCTCTATATCAAATAGGTTTTCCTAagaaatgtgttgcattattgtggataaattattatatttatagacCAAGTACAACTCAATGGATAAGACAGATGTTAGCAAGCCTTCCTTTAGAGAGAATAACTGACATATTAAAGGCTAAACGGCATGTATTTGAGGACATATGGAGCCTTTCATTAACTACATTAAAGACTTAGATTTAACAGATGAAGAAGTGGATAACTAGTCTTTGTGGACAATACAGATTCCGGTCTTGTCAGATTCATATTGCTTTtctatatatgtgttttaattcacACCAATTACAAACGATACTCAATTGTATATAGAttaccattttctttaacaggAGGAGCATACCTGTTCcaagtgttatgttttgtttgtttttatttttctgtctatgtaaatgcagctatttgaaaatatggaagttgaatgacgatacatgaatgtaaaagctgtatgtcaaagtgttataaactgaaaataaaataaaaatattgtgggaaaaaaaaaggttttcctcCTGTGGgaatgactgactgactgactgaactTGAGCAAAAACTCTGCAGCTTGACACACATCCGgctccctgcagcagcagcagcaccctgAGGTGCAGCACCCACAGAAGCGCTAATATGTATATcatatgcatatatgtatatatgctaATATGTGTAGCAGTTGGTATCTGTGTGCTAAAGTTTGTTACTTACGTGTCGAGGACAGCAGCACATGTGgaacaaggaggaggagaaacacgAAGGAGAACATAGTCAGTAAGCTGCTTTTCTTCCCTCTCGGTCCTTGGAGCGTTTCCGGGACGTGAGGAGCAGACGGCCGAGGAGAAGTTAGGAGGAGGACTCAGCGCCTCCTCACAGACTAATGTCGTGTCTTCAGCTGAGGTCtgcagactgactgactgactgacagactgactgaggacagcctgctgctgctggaggaaacACGAGGTTTGCTTCTTTTATCTCCACAGTGACTCTAGTAGCTGCTTCATTGTTGCTCCTCCCTTCTGTTTCCCTCAGTCACTAGTCATTAGTGTGTCCCCTCCCTGACACACGCGCGCACGCACGTACATACGCGCGCGCGCTCTTCTCGTTTAATCATAGTTATAGCctatatatcgtcaccctgttaaaataattcaataagTTTATCGACTTAATCAttctttcaagttttgcaggaaacacaaaaaactgcaccaaaagtgtaacatatgacatttattgataatttcactcaaaaagggtGTAACATGGCTAttggccatatatatatatataatttatttatgtttttgtttgtttgttttttagttaaattatcaataaatgtcatatgttacacttttggtgaagttttttgtgaaagaaaaagtgtaacatatgacatttattgataatttcactcaaaaagaatgtaacaaaggatggctattggcatatatatatatatatatgccaatagtgtgtgtgtgtgtgtgtgtgtgtgtgtgtgtgtatatatacgtatatatatatatatacgtatatatacacacacacacacactattgacacactttgtgtatatatacgtatatatatatatatatacgtatatatacacacacacacacacacacacacacacacacacacacacacacatatatatacacacacacacacatatatatatatatatatatatatatactgcagtgaaggctgcaggttgtgtgtgtgtgtgtgtgtgtgtgtgtgtgtgtgtgtgtgtgtgtgtgtgtgtgtgatttggggGGAGCAGCGTgtgcgtatatatatatatatatatatatatatatatgtccagCTCCAGGTGAGTGTATTGTGTATAGTGTATAGTGTATTacactaaacactaaaataaaaatataccaaGAAACATCATTAGAgttatctttgtgtttttagatCAATTGACACGAACATCCGTTAAATGTAccatatatgatataataaagtCATTGAGTGTAACTaattatatttacttttatataAGTAATGTACTTAGGCCTAGTGAATTATTTTAAGGTTCTTGCATTTTACTTTAGCATTGTCATTTTATGATAATTGTGCTTTTACACCACTACTTCTACATTGTACAGACAGATACAACATACACTtttaatatacaaaaatatgataaactagtactatttaaaaatattctttGTTATAGATGCATCTTTCTAAcagcatataaataaatgagaattaGTTCCATCTCAGCTTCAACATTAAATTGCTGTTATCAACACAACTAATccaataatgtttttatgtaactctCAAaggagccattctgcataatgagttatttttatgactttttctaAAGGATCTGGTAACTTCGATAGctgatttaattatttatgagaCTTAattaacaacaaagaaaaaagggtGTAAtgataaaagatttaaaaaagcattCCTATGATCACAGTAATCATTAGGACAGTCACCATCatgttaaaaaagaaactttaTTGCTGTTGTAAATagacatttacatttgtttacatatcatgttctttatatttatttattattaattatttatgtcaTTCATATATCATATATGTTTTATACTGAGTAACTAATAATTGTAAACTTAGAATAAACAAgaaggtaaataataataaagttggaaaaaagaaagaaaagataaggAAAAAATGGTAAGAAGGAAATAGAGTAGGTTAGTGTAATGATGTAAATACATACACTTGCATAATCAGGGCTATCCCATAAATTCATacctaaatgtacataaataaaaataaaaatataaaaacctaaaaaacaacaacaacaaatgaatAAGTTGAAAAAAGAGAATGATTATTAAGACACTTTTTATAAACAATGTTACAGAGTGTGAATGCTTTATTtaggttacaaaaaacaacaaaaaacaacaacaacaaaaaaacaaaaacaaaacaaagacaaaataaaatcatgttttttacaaaagaatccatcagacagcaaccgaaaaaggaataggctgaagccccaaggcttatttttgcctctcctgtaccatctacatgtatacattatatacattacattaactgaataattcacatcgTTACAAAACGCATAATAGCTTaatctgaaaaatcaaattcaatcaaatttcattgtaacccttgatgattttagattttaaagttttaaagtcttcttgaaaactaacatagaattacacatctttatttcatcatttagtccattccaTAATTTTTGAATCACAAATAAACCATCAAACAGACAAATGAAACGATgaggaaaaatatattatattatttgttctTCAAAGAAGTCTCTCCTCAGCTGTGTTCCAGCAGGATCTCTACATTCACTGGTTATTGTGACATTGATTATTTATGAACTGTCAATACTTGAACAATCGCTCCATCTGTGAGCTGTGTGCAGGACATCTGCTGGCCCTTTTCAACTATCTGACACATTTTTATGAATGTCATCACTGCCACATTGTGCACTGCAGTGAAGGCtgcaggttgtgtgtgtgtgtgtatgtgtgtgtgagatttgGGGGGAGCAGCGTGTGcgtgctgatgatgatgatgatgcgcGTGACGCCACGAGCAGAGGCAGATCAGCGGAGCAGACAGGACCCTGgctgaggcagcagcagcagcagcagcaccgcaCCAGCAGCGCCGCCTCAAAGGAGCTCCGTGCTGCTTGACGCTCGACTCTCCgctcctcttctgctcctccagGGTTAGAGATGCTCCGGCTCGGCGGCAGGATGTGCGGCTTCTCGGCCCTGCTCTCGGTGCTTGTCGCCGGGCTCGCGGCGGCGTCTTCGGATCTGTTTGACAACCAACTGGGCGACATCAATTACTGCAAAAAGCAATGCCAGCTCACCATCAAAAACAAAAGCCCTGCTAAAgtaagttatgtgtgtgtgtgtgtgtgtgctgtagcGTAGGCTGTCTCTGCAGAAAGCTGCATTATCAGCAACGAGCTGCTGTCCGACATTTCAGAGCCTGCACCGATACACAGACTTACACAATATATTATGCATCGAAAAAAAACTCTGTATTTACATGTAGAATACgacagaaatgtgtttgtgtctgtgcgtAATGACATGCCCGCTCCGTTTTTTTTCCGCTGCATCCTCTTTGATGCTACGGCGCACACAATTAGGCCGAAAGATGGATGCAGCTCATTTTCTTCTGCACCTTACAGACTCGTCCAAGAAGTGAGCTGCATTCAGTCAGCTCATCTCCAGATGCACTCGCTTTAAACTGCGCCAACAATTGATCATTTCTTAATCCGCAATTAAGATCGGCCAGGGAAGGCGTATATAGCGCAGGCTGTAGGGGGATCAGGGAGACTATGATGAACCATGAAACAATGATCCTTTATTGACAGTTTACACAGCATCCTTCTGCTTAGAGGAGGCCAGACTGGACCCCAGCAGGACGGTAGGTAATGGCTGTGCATCTCACCAGGAGTTTCTGTGCTTATGAGCCTTGCCTAGATCTCTAGTGTCGGATGTTTTTCctcccaccacctcctcctcctcctcctcctcctctgctgccttCAGGTGTGGTTCAGGCATCCTGCAGGGCAGCAGGAGCAGAGCTGCAAAGCAGATCACCTGCATTTAAAGATTGTGATTGAAAACGGGCGAGTGCTTGAGCACATATGTGTCGAGTTTATTGGCCAACATATTGTGCAGTAGCTGCAGAAATAAGAAGCTCCAAACTATAAGGCATAAGGTTTCATGCTTTTGGAGATAAACACCTCTCTGTGTGAATAAACAGGGACACGCAGTGAAGATGATGACAAGCACAAGGCTGGAATAAAGCGTCCATGGTCGCGGTCAGGGGATCTCTTTGTCTCGCCTGTTCCCGGAGAGGTCAACAGAGGGCGCTGTTTCCTTATTCCAAACCGAGAGTGAATGCATTATGACAAGAGGAAGTACAGCAATGTGCATCTTCCTCTCTCACCACATAATTTTAcagcactttttttatttatttattttttttacatctggcTCATTATCACTTGTTTTTCGTTTATGACAGGCTATAATACAACAGCCTGCATCATGTCATTAAGAGCTGCCATAACACATCTTTGTCATATTTTCTAACAGCGGTATCTTGAGTTTATCTAAGAGTACAGGAGACAACTCTAATTTTGCATCCCCTCTATCTTCTCCCTGTCTGGCTGCTAGGACTCCATAATGAACGCCTGTCACCGCGGCTGTCGCCTCTACTCCATCTGCCAGTTTGTAAATGGCAACGCCGGCTTCAATACCAGCAGGGAGGAGTGTCAGGGAGGTGAGTCAGTGTGTCAGGCTGTCTGTTTGAGTGACTCTGCTGGTCTTACAGTCTTACCGAGCAGGCCGAGGCCAAAGTTTAAGCTGCTGAGGCCTCCATCCTTAATATGTTGAGTGAAAATGAATGGCAGTGGACCAAATCCTactaaaaaatctaaatgtaggCAGTATGATTCATTTGAATCTACAAAGTGCAACAGAATGTGCAGGATTAACTTCTTATTCCAGCGATTTCTACCTGAATTGCATCTTAAAACCTTGAAAGATTAAGTCCTGTTGACaagacaggatttttttttttttttacctcaacaTCAAAATGTCGAACACAACAGCTCTGCTAAATATTGCTGTGTTTTCTAAAAGCTGGCAGACTCAGTGGGTGTTTTCTGGGTGTTTGAGGCTGTTTCGTCCTGTTTGAACTGCTGTATTGGAAATCAATGATGTGATTTGCTGTCCAGACAGCAGATGCCCCGTTGCCCCCTGTTTCATTCACGGCAACGTGATGTGAATCGTCTCCGCGGGGGCCAACAAATACATCTCCCTTGCATCTTTATCTCTCTTCCCACATAAACAGCCTGTATCTGTTTTATTCGTCTTATCTCCGGACTGTAATGCTTCTTGCCTCCTCTCTTTTGtgcttcttctctctttttgcaCTCCCaaccctcttcttcttcttcgtcttcttcttcttcttctttctttttaccTTCTTTCATGCTTCACAactatctctctccctctctctccctccagccTGCCAGGAGGCATATATTAAGCTGCTGGAGCAGGAGGCCTGCTGCACCGGCTGTGCCAGCCAACCCTCTGAACCTGAGATCAAgaggaggaaggtgagagatgctgcacacacaaacactggaaaTGCATCTGGAAGAGCCAAAGTGACTCGGCAGTGgcagttctacacaggggcctgtgtcaaattaataataaaatgatcaatttataacaatgaacaatggaacaattctaaccttttttttgttcaaacaatatctcattgtacacaaaacgaacccagaatgttacattgtataatagtttaactctatggagtcttaaagggtgattttgtccatttttgaatccttttcatgtctttacgtgtcattttttggtaattttgtgtatttttttggtaattttgtgtctgtttgttgtgtcttttttagttattttgtgtccttttttttgtcattttgtgtcttttttgtcattggtgtcatttatgtgtctgttttagttattttgtgtctttttttgtcatttttatgtcttctgtgggttgttttttggttattctgtcttttaattttgtgtcttttttggtcattttgtgtctttttcaagacattcaaagattttgaatgcttaaatatcatctttgccctTTTTTCATGTGCCaatgcccctctgattaaacactggcccctccttggcccccacagtaaaactggtctagaaccaccactgtgaCTCGGGATGTCTAAATGTTAATAGCACAAGGAAGAACACAAATGTGCACATCCGGTATACTGAAGCACAATGCTGTCTCTTCCTGCAGCTCAGGGCCATGACCCTCCGCCCGAAGCCCCCCTCTGTGATGGAGGCTGTGTCCAGCTGGTGCAACGACATCGTCAGCTCTGCTCAGAGCTTCATCTCCTCCACCTGGACTTTCTACCTGCAGGCTGATGATGGCAAGGTTGTGGTTTTCCAGGTAAGACACATTCAAAGATAAGCACTTAAGGTTATAGTCTGATAGGGCAAAACTGAGAAATATATGGCAAAGTAGCAAGAAAACTTGGaatacattgttaatgtggaCAGATGTTGATGTAAAGCACACACCATGTGTATAATACTCACACTCACAGCAGACATGCacactttttaatttattgcttgTTAATTAGATGCATActcacacatgcatatgcatgcataatgtattattattattatttgtattattcatttatttatctctgtgtatttaagattt from Centropristis striata isolate RG_2023a ecotype Rhode Island chromosome 9, C.striata_1.0, whole genome shotgun sequence encodes the following:
- the tmem59l gene encoding transmembrane protein 59-like translates to MLRLGGRMCGFSALLSVLVAGLAAASSDLFDNQLGDINYCKKQCQLTIKNKSPAKDSIMNACHRGCRLYSICQFVNGNAGFNTSREECQGACQEAYIKLLEQEACCTGCASQPSEPEIKRRKLRAMTLRPKPPSVMEAVSSWCNDIVSSAQSFISSTWTFYLQADDGKVVVFQSQPEMEYSLPELQAPRSNVADKPWPQVHSHTQRPHGVRAHGERGAAKAGGKGKHPVQHTDDPTAEHDFLGCMSRRSGLPRWILAACLFLSIMVMLWLSCASLVTAPEQHIKTQLSINGDKEFLDNAHKVNPYHLSPVIAVTMKQSEESQEAGPLPVKVDLNKTCV